The following nucleotide sequence is from Desulfovibrio psychrotolerans.
TGGATGTCTCCGGCAGAATACGAAAACAGTCAGGCATATCAAAAAGTGGCTTAACCTGCTCTCCACAAATATGTAGCAGGATCAAACATCCCAAACTATTCGACGCCGCCTTCAGCAACCAGTAAGTTATAGGCCTTCACCATTATTTGAAGATCATTGAGCAAGCCTTCTTCTGAGGGCAGCAATAAAAGATCATAGCATTTCCCAACTATGTATCCCGCTTCATGAATCCTAGCCTGCACCCCTCTTTGCCCCAGAGGAACGAACGGATCCGAAAAATACTCTTTAAACGCACCAATTCGCTCTCGCGCTATCACACTTCTTTGCTCAAGAATCACCGCAGCCTCAACACCTTGCTCATCGTACAAAGAAGAATTCCCTTGAACAAGAGCCAGATAAACCCTGTCTCCACTGGGAGAAAACGCATAGACAACGTAATACCCGACAGTTGCGCTATGGGTCACGCGTTGATTGAATATTCCTAGCCATACCGAGTTAGCCCAACGCCCTTTCCCGGGGCTACCTTTCACTCTGAATCCAGAATTCTCAGGCCCTAGATCTCTCCTTAAAGCCGCAGGGGCATCGACTCGGATATAGTTTGCCAACGGGTGATTAGCAAACTCGGACTTTCTAGCCTGACCAATATTGCTACCAATATGGGTAATGACATCTCTTAGCATGGGTTACTTCCAATCTGTAGCGATCTACAGCATTTTAGATATTTTTTAGACAACCTATTCATTACTCCAAGCAACACCGCATGTGGAGTTGCCCCTTCCATAAATCAATAATGCCCAGTTTTTCGCTGGGTGCTCTTGCATCACGACTCGTGAGAGAAATGAAATACTGACGGTAATAAACGAGCCTGACGTTCCTCCGCTTGGGCACCATCCACTTCAGCCTCGGCTTCCACGCCAGAGCAACGGCTGGTTTATCCGCCCCGCTAGCAAGGTGTGCTTACAAAAAATGACACCATCTCCTATAGACCCTGCCAGTATCCATATACTGCTCCAATCGATTCAGCAACATGCAAAACTATAACGCGCTACTTAATAGCACCCACAACCTTACAAAGGAAATACACGCAAAGCTCACCATACCAGCCGGAAGCCTCTGCGAGGCAAATAAAAGCGACTCCGGGCAGAACCCGAAGCCGCTCATACAACGCTATACCATTCTTTTCTCAGGGGAATACCCACTTCCCGCAGGCAATCCCCCCCACACATCAGTCGAAGGGCAGCTTCACCCCTCCGCCAGCCTCGTTGCGCTCCACAAGGTCAGCCTTGCCACCCTGCCGCGCCTGTGCCGCGCCGCCATCATCCGGCAAAGAGCGGCATATGGCCCCTACGGGAACCGCTGCGGCAGGCTCCGCCCCCGGCACAACTCTGGCAACGGCATACTTGGGCTTAACCTCCACAATCTCAAGTGTGGCAACCCGCACCTCCTCTTTGCCGAGAGATTCCTTGGTGTACGGGTCATACAGGGTCTTCCCGGTCGTATAAACGGCGTACCGGCTCCCCTCTCTTACAGAGGCTCCCCCCTGATTGATAACAATCTGCCCGGAAGCATCCGTGCTGATCACCTGCAAAGGATAGATGGATTCCACAATCTCAGTGTTAAGCCTGCCAGCCAGCTCTGCCGCAAGCATGTCTTCCGGCGCAGAATCCGCCGCCTCTGCGGGCCGATCCAGCGTTACGGCTATGTCTGCAGCCCACTTAACCTGCATGGTGGCAGGCACCAGAACGCGATACTGCAACACCCCGTACCCGGAGACAATCCGCTTGCTCTCTCCGGTCAACGCCAACGTCTGCGTCTGCACCTTGGCATCAAATGAAGATACCGTGGCAACCAGCAAATAGTCTGCACCAAGCTGCTGCGCCAGCTTCGCCTTCTCCTGCACGCGGGTCAGATTACTTGCCCAGCGTGAAGCTTCCGCAACATAGGCTGCGTCATTCTCCCGGTCCAGCACCGCAAACCTGCGGGACTGCACAAGCTGCGAAACCGCCTGCTGCGTCACCTTGCGGCCTATGTCATCAGAAGGTGCGCCAAAAGGCATCACGGCCAGCTTGCGGCGGCTGTCCGTTGATATGCCGGGGGCGGAATACCGTTCCACCACCGCGCGTATGGTTACCGCCACCAGACCGTTCTCGCTTCCCACGTCCTCTATCTGGTAGGAGGAAATAACCCCCTTGGTATCTATGGTCGTGCTGCTCTGGGAATTGGCTTCCAGCTTAACGGTGGAAGAATCTCCCTTCGGGTCGGTCACGCTCAACTGCACCGAATCGCGCCGGGTCTTTTGCGTGGCCACCATGTTCAATCCGTTAACCTGCCGCAGAGCATCCTGAAGCGCGCTCTGCACCGCCGCCTCCCTGTCTTTCCCGGTGCCCTTTCCCGTAATCGTAATCGACTCGGCTCCTACAGTGCCGAACGCCAGCAGGCAAAGGGCGGTCATAAGCACAAGCCCAGGCAGCATCTTCGTCAGCCGCCTGAAGGTATGAATAGTGCGCATAGGTGCCTCAGGCAGATTAAAAGTCATTGGAATCCATCAACTGTTTCCCCGTGGAACTTCCAGCCTGCCCCTTGGCCTTCTGCGCGGCAGGGGCCTGCTTCTGTTTGGCAGGCTCCTTCAGGCTCTTGGCAAGCGCACTGTCCTGCGGGGCCCATGTATGCACAACGCCCACCATTTCATGACCATATTCCGGATGGATATATGTCCATGAATGAAGCCTGCGCACACCGGGCAAGTCGCTCACCTCGCCGCGCGCCTCTATGGTGCTGGTGTATTGGTTGATAACGCTCCGCACGTACTCGGTAGACTCAAAGCTGTTCCCCTTCGCATCAACCTCAACCTTGCCTACGGTGCTGGAGGTGGCCTTGTTGCCGCTCTTGTTGCTAACCGTGCCATGCGCCTTGAACAAAAAGGCGAAGTTGGCAAAGGCCGATGCAGCCGCCTGCTCCAGGGCTACTCCCCTGTTTTCCAGCCGGGTCTGATAGTCCTGCCCGGTGTAGGGGTTATAGCTCTGCCCAAAGGAAACAAGCACCGGATACCCATTCTCGTCAAAGACACGGCGTATCCCGAACTGGTTTATCATCTCCGCTTTGTCCATCACCACCTGATCCCGAACAGCAGGCCCGCCCACTCTCTTGGGGTTGGGCTTCAGCTCTCCCTTCTTGGCAAGCGCCTCGCGCACAAAATCCTTAAATGCAGACGAAGCCACCACCGCCACGGCAACAATGTGGTCCCCCTTGTCGTTCCGGGCTTCAAAGGTCTGCACCGGAATCATGCCGCTCAGTTCACCACGGGCCGTGCGCACCGTCTCTTCCGTCACAGAACGCACAAGCAGCTCTTTCTGCTTGGAAGGGGGAAGAGCATTAAATTCCTGCGGGTCTATCCCCTGCTCCTTCAGCATTGCGTCAAGCTTGCCGCCCAGCAGGGCCAATCCTTTCTCCAGCAACGCCTCAAACCGGGAGGTGCTGTACAACTCTTCCTGAGAAAACTTGGGAAATTCCGGATCACTCTGCATGTGGCGAATCATTTTGCTCTTCACCGAAACGCCGAGAAACTCCATGTATTTCTGCTGCGCAAGGAGCATGGCTTCTTTAAACGCCATCTGCCGGAACTCCGGCCATGCAGGAGAAGATGCCTTCTCCATTACCGGAGCACTGGCCGTGGTATAGAACAAGGCCCCCTCATCCTGCTTCTGCATAAACTGCGCACCCGCACCGCTGGTATTGTATTCGTTAATACGGTCTTCAATCATAATGCCGGGATCAGACTCCTGCGGCCTTGCCGCATCGGCGATCATAGCCTCCACTTCCTGCTCTTCCTGCGCAGATGCCGGGGCAGGCAGATCGCCTGCGGTACCCTGAGCGCCCGCCATTACGGGAAGCAGTAGGGCGCAGCAAAGAACGCAGCAAAGGGCCAGATAACGTATACTCATAACGGTCTCCCATTAATTGATCTGACAGGTGAAAGAGTCTGCTTCTGCACGCCGTTAAAAAACGGCACGCTACACGGCGCGCAAAACGCTCAAAGCCGGAGCGCAGCCAGACATACGCAATGACCCGAACCGTTCGGAGCGTGCAGCGGGTTGCTCGTCACGCCGGGCCAGAGGTAGCTGGCCCGGCGTGCTGGCCCAAGTATGCCGGGTACGCAAACCGCCCCGATTACCATGATACAGACTTGTTGCTGCCACGCTTGATGATAGGCGCTTCCCCTTCCCAGAAGGCAAGCCCGGAGCTTATGTCCGTCAAGCTGAGCATAAAGTAGTATTCCACCTGCTGGGTGCTGGAATTCAGGCTATGGTTCCGCTGAATGATCTTGCCGGAAAGACTGAGATCCGGAGCAATTATCTTTCCCTTTTCCGCCACGGTTCCCTGATTCACTTCCTCAGACTGGCGCAGCTTGCGCGCCTCGGCCACCATGGGGTCTTCAGCGCCGCCCAGCCCCATGGCGGTGGTGGTCACAACCTTGCCGCTGCGCAGCAGTTCCACGCGAATCTTTTTCACCAACTGGTCCGTGTCAATATTCTGCATGGTGTCGTTAATAATCCGGGAGACAACCAGAACATACCTGCCCCCGCCCGGCCTGTTAACCGCGCCGGATGCCAGCATATCGTTCACACTTTTGGCGGCTGCCTCTTCAAAGTCCCTGTATTCCAACCCCATCACCCGTGGTGCGGTGTCAATTTCTCCGTTCACCATGGTCGCCTTGTTGGATGCAGTGCAGCCGCCTAACAACATGCAGGCAAGAAGCAGCAAAACAATCTTACGCATGAAAACCTCCCGCTATTTGAGTGTGTCAGTTATAAGAATTCGATACTCGACCGCATCGCCGGAGGGAGCGGCCCTAGTGTAGACAAAGGGCATCCGGGGAAGAAGCTGAATGGGCTCCCACCGTGTGGTCAGGCTCTTCGCGGGCAACCCGTTGGCTTTAAACCATTCGGTACGGATAAAAAGCTCACGCTTCTCCAAAGAAGAGCTTGTTCCATGCAGAACAACAGACATGGCCCCGTTCTGCTCGGTCACAAGCTCACTGCGCAGGTCCTTTAGCCACGAAAAACTTTTGGACATAACAATATGCCGGTCCGGCTCCGGTCCGACAGTCGTGCTGTTCTTCGCACAACCAACCGTGCCCAATATCAGAATTGCCACAAGGCAAAGCATGCGTGGCGACAGGGTGATCATCACTGTTTTGCAACCTCCACGTCGGGCCGCAGTGTCCCGACAGGTATGACGTTAAGCGCTGCCGGAGCACCCGGGGCAGGAATCCGCACATGCACAATGGCAAAGCGCGATTCCGGCAACTCCACGGTTCCTGCGGATGAGCCGTCCGGCAGGGCAATATCAAGCACCCGTTTCTCAGGCATGGGCAGCTTGGCTATCTGCACATTCTTGGGCAAGGCCTCCCATGAACGAATATCGGCCCGTGCGCTTACGGTTGTAAACACCGCCGCAACAATGCCTGCGCCGGAACCTCCGGCCTGTTCCGCCAAATACTGCGTAAACGACTTGGTGGCAGTAGAAACCAACGCCTTGGTCAGCAGCATGGGAAACCGTGTCTTGTACTCTGTCTGCACCACCCTGTCGATGGAGGCGACTTCCTGAGTAGGCAGCACGCTGTCACCCGCCCGGACAACAAGGTGTGAGCAGGCTTCATCACGTGCTTTCACTCTGGGCAGGACAAAGGGCACGTTCTTGATGGGGGAATCCAGCTTCAGAAGAAAAATCGGCAGGTCAAGCCGCAGCTCCGTCAGAACCGGGGCAAGGCCGTTTTCAAAGATCACCCACACGGCAGGCGTCTCGCTCGCCGGACTGGACGCTCCGCATTCAAAATCCCGGGCCATTGCAACATCACTCTGCACGGCCTTATTCCCGGGCACCATCTCGTCCACGCGCTTGAGCAATGTTGCTGCCTTGCCAAAGTCGCTGGCAATTTCGCCGTTCAGGGCAAAAAAAAGACCCGCAAGATAGGTCGTGTAGGGGTTCACAAAATCGGGATAGGCTTCCCATACATTCATTTCGGGCATCTGCTCCTGCACAAGGGCACTGCATGACTCGGTGGTCCTATCCATGTCCAGACCGGGCCTCTGAGCATTCGTCGCGTTATGTGCAACCTTCGCAGCTTTTTCCTTCTCTTCTGCCAGCTTTTTCTGTTCTGCCTCTATTTCTTTGGCAAACTCTTCTACTGCCCGGCGCTGCCGATCATACGCCCGGTTAAACTCCACCCGGGCATTCTGCTGGTTCAGCAGGGCCATCTGAGCCAGCCCCTTATAGGTGTTAATCAACACTTTATCGCAGGTGCGGGGGGCGTAGTCCATAAATTCCCGGTTAAACAGCATCTCCCCGAAGACCTTACCGGCCTTCAAAGCAGCGTTTTCCGTATCATCATCCTTCGTGGCAAGCTCGGCCTCTTCCAGCAGTTCCACTGCCTGCCCGTACTTTCCCGCCATGAACATGATATTGGCGTTATCAAGCACCAGCGGCATCTCGCGCGATGCTGATGCAACGCTCTCCGATGCTTCAGCATACTGCCCCTGCGTATACATCATCGCCAGCTGCCCCTGATTGTTCCTTGTAGCCGTTGCGCATCCGGTAATGACAGCAACAAGCAACAGTACGGCCACAGCCGCAACAGTCTTTCTCATTCTCCTATCCCCCCAACATATGATTTGCTAAAGGCGTTTCTATTTGCCTACAGCCTGTATAATTAAGCACCAATACCTTTACAACCCGTCTGCCGATATTTTTTAAAAAAAGACAAAACAGACCGAAGGGATATCAGGGTCACTGTGAAATGCTCTATAGGTGACGGGCACGCTGTTCGTTGACATCCCCAACCACCCCCCCTGCCCTGCCTCCAATGCACCCCCGAAAGCAACCCTCGCATCCGCACCCTCTCAGCACACTTCGGGCGTGCATTGCTGTGTCATTGTGACACAGTAAACGCAACACACGCTTTGGCTGGCAGAGGCTGCATGAAAAGAAACACACACCGGAGATGTCTCGCAGTCCTGTTTTCTGTTCATGAAATAATTCTGTAATCCATCGTATTATAACAACTTGTTTTGCACTCGCCGCTGCGCGTTCAGCGCCGCTGTGCCTCTCTGACCTTCCGCAAGGGCACGTGGGTCACTTTGGCCGCCTTCTTGCTATAGAGCAGGCATGCACACGGCGCACTGTATCTCAGCCGGATGCAACGCTGCGTCGTATCGGGGAGACCACTTTTAGCTGCATGGGAAGGAATATGCTGGTAACCAAATTTGCCATTCCGGAAATCATTTTCGGCAAAGGAAGCACGAAACATCTTGCCCAATGCGCCCGCAGGCTGGGAGCACGCCGGGTGCTGCTGGTCAGCGATGCGGGGCTGGAGCGGGCCGGATGGGTCTCCATGATCAAGGGCCTGCTGGAAGAAGACCTCTTGGATTGCGTCTATTTCAACAACGTAGATTCCAATCCGCGAGACCATCAGGTGCACGAGGGCGCCGCCCTGTACCGGGAATCGCGGGCAGATGTCATTGTGGGGCTTGGCGGCGGCAGCCCCATAGACGCGGCCAAGGGCATTGCCACCATTGTGGGCAACGGCGGCCAGATTCGCGATTACGAAGGTGCCAACAAGATCATGCGGCCACTGCCGCCCATGATCTTCATTCCCTCCACGGCGGGCAGCGGTTCGGATATGTCGCAATACAGCATCATCACCGATGTGGACAGACAGGTGAAGATGTCCATCATCAGCCGCTCGCTTGTGCCCAACCTGTCCATCATCGACCCCACCATGCTCACCACCAAAACGCCTGAACTTATCATCGCCTCTGCGGCAGATGCGTTGGCGCATGCGGTGGAATCCTATGTTTCCAAGGCGGCATCCCCCTTCACGGAGCATCAGGCGCTGCTCGCCATCCGCCTTATCCTCGATAATATTACCGAAGCCGCAGAAACCCGCTCCCT
It contains:
- a CDS encoding MrcB family domain-containing protein, coding for MLRDVITHIGSNIGQARKSEFANHPLANYIRVDAPAALRRDLGPENSGFRVKGSPGKGRWANSVWLGIFNQRVTHSATVGYYVVYAFSPSGDRVYLALVQGNSSLYDEQGVEAAVILEQRSVIARERIGAFKEYFSDPFVPLGQRGVQARIHEAGYIVGKCYDLLLLPSEEGLLNDLQIMVKAYNLLVAEGGVE
- a CDS encoding CsgG/HfaB family protein, producing MRTIHTFRRLTKMLPGLVLMTALCLLAFGTVGAESITITGKGTGKDREAAVQSALQDALRQVNGLNMVATQKTRRDSVQLSVTDPKGDSSTVKLEANSQSSTTIDTKGVISSYQIEDVGSENGLVAVTIRAVVERYSAPGISTDSRRKLAVMPFGAPSDDIGRKVTQQAVSQLVQSRRFAVLDRENDAAYVAEASRWASNLTRVQEKAKLAQQLGADYLLVATVSSFDAKVQTQTLALTGESKRIVSGYGVLQYRVLVPATMQVKWAADIAVTLDRPAEAADSAPEDMLAAELAGRLNTEIVESIYPLQVISTDASGQIVINQGGASVREGSRYAVYTTGKTLYDPYTKESLGKEEVRVATLEIVEVKPKYAVARVVPGAEPAAAVPVGAICRSLPDDGGAAQARQGGKADLVERNEAGGGVKLPFD
- a CDS encoding DUF6844 domain-containing protein, whose product is MSIRYLALCCVLCCALLLPVMAGAQGTAGDLPAPASAQEEQEVEAMIADAARPQESDPGIMIEDRINEYNTSGAGAQFMQKQDEGALFYTTASAPVMEKASSPAWPEFRQMAFKEAMLLAQQKYMEFLGVSVKSKMIRHMQSDPEFPKFSQEELYSTSRFEALLEKGLALLGGKLDAMLKEQGIDPQEFNALPPSKQKELLVRSVTEETVRTARGELSGMIPVQTFEARNDKGDHIVAVAVVASSAFKDFVREALAKKGELKPNPKRVGGPAVRDQVVMDKAEMINQFGIRRVFDENGYPVLVSFGQSYNPYTGQDYQTRLENRGVALEQAAASAFANFAFLFKAHGTVSNKSGNKATSSTVGKVEVDAKGNSFESTEYVRSVINQYTSTIEARGEVSDLPGVRRLHSWTYIHPEYGHEMVGVVHTWAPQDSALAKSLKEPAKQKQAPAAQKAKGQAGSSTGKQLMDSNDF
- the lpoB gene encoding penicillin-binding protein activator LpoB, with the translated sequence MRKIVLLLLACMLLGGCTASNKATMVNGEIDTAPRVMGLEYRDFEEAAAKSVNDMLASGAVNRPGGGRYVLVVSRIINDTMQNIDTDQLVKKIRVELLRSGKVVTTTAMGLGGAEDPMVAEARKLRQSEEVNQGTVAEKGKIIAPDLSLSGKIIQRNHSLNSSTQQVEYYFMLSLTDISSGLAFWEGEAPIIKRGSNKSVSW
- a CDS encoding iron-containing alcohol dehydrogenase, whose translation is MLVTKFAIPEIIFGKGSTKHLAQCARRLGARRVLLVSDAGLERAGWVSMIKGLLEEDLLDCVYFNNVDSNPRDHQVHEGAALYRESRADVIVGLGGGSPIDAAKGIATIVGNGGQIRDYEGANKIMRPLPPMIFIPSTAGSGSDMSQYSIITDVDRQVKMSIISRSLVPNLSIIDPTMLTTKTPELIIASAADALAHAVESYVSKAASPFTEHQALLAIRLILDNITEAAETRSLHALEQLSIASTAAGMSFSNAGLGIVHSLAHSIGARYDVLHGLVHPILLPVVMRFNLPATEKKMACIGKEVLGPRICSEHCLGEKGIDALHELFVRLGVTTRLRDILPTDSDIEAICRMAERDTCTITNPRQASWKDLIRICEEAW